One Caldalkalibacillus thermarum DNA segment encodes these proteins:
- a CDS encoding PhoH family protein yields MQNQLEKYVLPIVSSQEEQVLFGPRDRFIRNIEEAFQIQVHVRNGKVTLAGQGDNVQAAASMFQVLLELIRKGYTLADRDILYAIQLAKEGLIGQLRELFEEEITKTYKGKPIRVKTLGQRHYVSAIRKHDIVFGIGPAGTGKTYLAVVLATHYLKKGLVKRIVLTRPAVEAGENLGFLPGDLQEKVDPYLRPLYDALYDVLGVEQVARYLERGTIEIAPLAYMRGRTLDDSFVILDEAQNTTPEQMKMFLTRLGFGSKMVITGDRTQIDLPKGKKSGLIEAEGLLRNVEGLSFIYLQQADVVRHPLVQRIIEAYDQHDRR; encoded by the coding sequence TTGCAGAACCAACTAGAAAAGTACGTTTTACCCATTGTGTCATCTCAAGAAGAGCAAGTATTGTTCGGGCCACGGGACCGTTTTATCCGCAACATTGAAGAAGCGTTTCAGATTCAGGTGCATGTTCGGAACGGGAAGGTTACCTTGGCCGGACAGGGTGACAATGTTCAGGCAGCTGCTTCTATGTTTCAGGTGCTCCTGGAGCTGATCCGTAAGGGATATACTTTAGCTGACAGGGATATCTTGTATGCCATTCAGCTCGCCAAAGAAGGGCTGATCGGTCAGCTGAGAGAATTGTTTGAGGAAGAAATCACTAAAACGTATAAAGGGAAACCCATCCGGGTCAAAACATTGGGACAGAGACATTATGTCTCCGCTATCCGCAAGCATGATATCGTTTTCGGCATTGGTCCCGCAGGTACAGGAAAAACTTATCTTGCCGTTGTGCTGGCCACCCATTATTTGAAAAAGGGGCTGGTTAAACGGATTGTGCTCACCCGTCCTGCCGTAGAAGCAGGGGAAAATTTGGGATTTTTGCCCGGGGATTTGCAGGAGAAGGTAGACCCCTATCTCCGACCGCTGTATGATGCGTTGTATGATGTGCTTGGCGTGGAGCAGGTTGCCAGGTATTTGGAAAGGGGAACGATTGAGATTGCCCCTTTAGCCTATATGCGCGGCAGAACCCTAGATGATTCCTTTGTCATTTTGGATGAAGCCCAAAATACAACTCCGGAACAAATGAAGATGTTTTTAACCCGGCTGGGTTTTGGCTCTAAAATGGTGATTACGGGTGACCGCACCCAAATTGATTTGCCCAAAGGAAAAAAATCTGGATTAATAGAAGCGGAGGGACTGTTGAGAAATGTTGAGGGGCTGAGCTTTATTTATCTTCAG